From Saccharomycodes ludwigii strain NBRC 1722 chromosome IV, whole genome shotgun sequence, one genomic window encodes:
- the GDA1 gene encoding guanosine diphosphatase (similar to Saccharomyces cerevisiae YEL042W | GDA1 | Guanosine DiphosphatAse) translates to MSFVRTYRFLIGAVALIMVILLIRTSNPHIVQTTQKVDFPTDVVSQDTTAPAPSSYDNEDLKLSVIPEKEQSSCNKKHQYVIMIDAGSTGSRVHIYEFDVCTSPPTLIHETFKMLEPGLSSYESDAIGAAKSLDLLLDLAMETVPADQRGCSPVAVKATAGLRLLGEEMSGKILDEVRNHLENDYPFPVVESEDGVAVMGGDEEGIYAWITTNFLLGNIGAGERLPTAAVFDLGGGSTQIVFEPTFKNPNEKMVDGEHKYELDFGGEKYTLYQFSHLGYGLKEGRKKINSLLVENALKNGDITSSNSKVTSPCLPPGVTVEDVKVTLDDESSYTVTFTGPSTPAGPQCRYLADKILNKDAKCEVPPCSFNGVHQPSLVRTFKESNDLYIFSYFYDRTSPLGMPLSFTLQELNDLARMVCNGEEVWKSVFSGIEGSVSELKKEPNWCLDLSFQVSLLHTGYDIPSQRELRTAKTIANNELGWCLGASLPLLEGTNWSCKVTEL, encoded by the coding sequence ATGTCTTTCGTTAGAACCTACCGATTCCTTATTGGTGCGGTGGCTTTAATTATGGTCATTTTGTTGATCAGAACGTCAAATCCACATATTGTTCAAACGACTCAAAAAGTAGATTTCCCAACCGATGTGGTAAGTCAAGATACCACTGCGCCAGCACCTTCCTCATACGACAACGAGGACTTAAAGTTAAGTGTAATACCAGAAAAGGAACAATCATCGTGTAACAAAAAACACCAGTATGTTATAATGATAGATGCTGGTTCAACAGGTTCCAGAGTTCATATCTACGAATTTGATGTCTGTACTTCTCCACCAACTTTAATTCatgaaacttttaaaatgcTGGAGCCGGGATTATCTAGTTATGAATCAGATGCTATTGGTGCAGCCAAATCCCTAGATTTGTTATTAGATCTAGCTATGGAAACTGTTCCCGCCGACCAAAGAGGGTGTTCTCCAGTTGCAGTTAAAGCCACTGCTGGATTAAGATTACTAGGTGAAGAAATGAGCGGAAAAATCTTGGATGAAGTTAGAAACCATTTGGAAAATGATTATCCATTTCCGGTCGTTGAATCTGAAGACGGTGTTGCTGTGATGGGCGGTGATGAAGAAGGTATTTATGCCTGGATTACTACAAACTTTTTGCTGGGAAATATCGGGGCTGGGGAAAGATTACCTACAGCCGCTGTTTTCGACTTGGGTGGTGGATCTACACAGATTGTTTTTGAACCAACTTTCAAAAACCCAAATGAAAAGATGGTTGACGGAGAACACAAGTACGAACTAGATTTTGGTGgtgaaaaatatacattatACCAATTTAGCCATTTGGGTTATGGTTTAAAAGAAGGCAGAAAGAAGATCAACTCTTTGTTGGTGGAAAATGCTCTCAAAAATGGAGATATTACCAGTTCTAATAGTAAGGTTACTTCACCATGCTTGCCACCAGGGGTTACTGTAGAAGATGTTAAGGTCACATTAGATGATGAAAGCAGCTATACCGTTACATTTACTGGTCCATCCACTCCTGCGGGCCCACAATGTAGATATTTAGCCGATAAAATTTTGAACAAAGATGCTAAGTGTGAAGTTCCACCATGCTCATTTAATGGTGTACATCAACCATCATTGGTCCGCACTTTTAAAGAATCCAATGAcctatatattttttcatatttctATGATCGTACTAGTCCATTGGGGATGCCATTAAGTTTCACTTTACAAGAATTGAACGATTTAGCTAGAATGGTTTGTAATGGTGAAGAAGTTTGGAAGAGTGTTTTCAGTGGTATTGAAGGAAGTGTCTCcgaattaaaaaaggaacCTAACTGGTGTTTAGATTTATCATTTCAAGTATCCTTGTTACACACTGGCTATGACATACCATCTCAAAGGGAATTAAGAACAGCCAAAACAATTGCTAATAACGAATTGGGATGGTGTTTAGGTGCTTCGTTACCTTTATTAGAAGGCACTAATTGGAGTTGTAAAGTAACTGAATTATGA
- the GTA1 gene encoding Gta1p (similar to Saccharomyces cerevisiae YEL043W | predicted cytoskeleton protein involved in intracellular signaling), whose protein sequence is MPTDFNFCITFIALLWLVYRLFKFWTIPISRILSNLNDVEIPHATKIALDLITKDSILIRWENEPFDIISHYILYVNNVKIGEFLNLSQSLYTSCSLKNLNKNMHYKIDLVSVNKQGFRNQPLSLIISLGDKPKSSSMFHWTLQPNGDFSNTKGYSELTSLEKLSSFSIDELKKILTASQDDLHKVLQNKTDLLKNFKLEEQEFLLKISEQKVEYNKEQENKKQIKLRIKNLESEKLKLDLQMEKLTSKTQKLDNSTTTLKGKIASLDKILDECPQIEEQLAVDHKSHKDAIEKEIIELDLHIQDLESSVAELHNENKNIESTNDDEEDFDVIGFCKEYYRNGEIIEPGLQILKNKKFAVYDKIVYENNSNLQTAQQWNNQLKELNVELQKLENDWQIVDATNRKLRESLMAQPYNSGYSNHFWEEGSPDPQSQAPPEEEEISHLISGVNNIIADNTINLDTDKFTTDQLDNYWNSNARLKLTNKTSMTSLSSAFSAEKNSNGNIPSNSLLSILNPTQQEAPHYWLPRESLPQPTSPPGSPLPRDSPLLAPQNNIWSFKEESPM, encoded by the coding sequence ATGCCTACAGATTTTAACTTTTGCATCACCTTTATTGCTTTGCTATGGCTAGTATACCGattgtttaaattttgGACAATACCCATATCAAGAATACTTTCTAATTTAAACGATGTAGAAATTCCCCATGCCACTAAAATTGCATTGGACCTTATAACAAAAGATAGTATTTTAATTAGATGGGAGAATGAACCGTTTGATATCATATCACATTATATACTGTACGTAAACAATGTTAAGATTGGcgaatttttaaatctttcgCAAAGTTTATACACTAGTTGTTcgttgaaaaatttgaacaaaaacatgcattataaaattgatttGGTAAGTGTTAACAAACAGGGCTTTAGGAACCAGCCCTTATCTTTGATTATAAGCCTAGGAGATAAGCCTAAGAGCTCATCTATGTTTCACTGGACACTTCAACCCAATGGTGATTTCTCCAACACAAAGGGATATAGCGAACTCACATCTCTGGAAAAATTAAGCTCTTTTTCCATTGacgaattgaaaaaaatcttaACTGCCAGCCAGGACGATTTGCACAAggttttacaaaataaaacagacTTATTGAAGAACTTTAAACTTGAAGAACAGGAGTTTCTATTAAAAATCAGCGAACAAAAAGTGGAATATAACAAGGAgcaagaaaacaaaaaacaaataaagttgcgaatcaaaaatttggaaagCGAAAAGTTGAAATTAGATTTACaaatggaaaaattaaCGAGTAAAACCCAAAAACTGGACAACAGCACGACAACACTCAAGGGGAAGATTGCATCGTTGGACAAAATACTAGATGAATGTCCCCAAATCGAAGAGCAACTGGCAGTTGATCACAAGTCTCACAAGGATGCGATCGAAAAGGAGATTATTGAATTGGATCTCCACATTCAGGACTTGGAATCCAGCGTTGCCGAGTTACATAAtgagaataaaaatatagaaagtACAAATGATGATGAGGAAGACTTTGATGTTATAGGTTTTTGCAAAGAGTACTATAGAAACGGTGAAATTATTGAACCGGGATTGcagattttgaaaaacaaaaaatttgcGGTGTACGACAAAATTGTTTATGagaataatagtaatttaCAAACAGCACAACAATGGAACAATCAACTGAAGGAATTAAATGTAGAGCTGCAAAAGCTAGAAAACGATTGGCAGATAGTTGACGCAACAAACAGAAAATTAAGAGAGAGTTTAATGGCTCAACCGTACAACAGTGGGTATAGCAATCATTTTTGGGAAGAGGGATCACCAGATCCACAATCCCAGGCACCAccagaagaagaagaaattaGCCATTTAATTAGCGGtgttaacaatattattgcGGATAATACTATCAATTTGGACACAGATAAGTTTACCACGGACCAGTTGGATAACTATTGGAATTCCAATGCCCGACTAAAACTGACAAATAAGACGTCAATGACTAGTTTATCTTCAGCATTTTCTGCGGAAAAAAACAGCAACGGCAACATTCCTTCGAACAGTTTATTGTCTATCCTGAATCCGACGCAGCAAGAAGCTCCCCATTACTGGTTACCGAGAGAGAGCCTACCGCAGCCAACTTCTCCTCCTGGATCACCATTACCAAGAGATTCGCCATTATTGGCAcctcaaaataatatatggTCTTTTAAAGAGGAATCACCTATGTAG
- the ISY1 gene encoding Isy1p (similar to Saccharomyces cerevisiae YJR050W | ISY1 | Interactor of SYf1p), producing MSRNVDKANSVLARIQELQAEENSNYKNYSRYKRPKSPYKIQSLQECYNWRREINRDLDQVYTKLFDLSINSTQIKELVAKYNVLLQELKLWDKHIVKDLHGQPSRRKYNNKKVLRFEGQIYVGRGLELIKDKMLPKNGPDNNTNQKLFRKKIRVDNRYYNFKDMKHDIFSQPVPKTPQFSIPTRQDIESWLVEKRKGKLKAIIYENST from the coding sequence ATGAGTAGGAACGTCGATAAAGCTAACTCTGTTTTGGCACGTATTCAGGAACTTCAGGCAGAGGAAAACtctaattataaaaattattctcGCTACAAAAGACCAAAATCCCCATACAAAATTCAGAGCTTACAAGAATGTTACAACTGGAGAAGAGAAATCAATAGAGATCTTGATCAAGTGTATACCAAATTATTCGATCTTTCCATTAACAGTACACAAATCAAAGAACTCGTCGCTAAGtataatgttttattaCAAGAACTTAAACTTTGGGATAAGCACATAGTCAAGGACTTGCATGGACAACCAAGCAGgagaaaatataataataaaaaagtgcTGAGGTTCGAGGGGCAAATATATGTCGGTAGAGGTCTAGAGTTGATTAAAGACAAGATGCTGCCAAAAAATGGGCCAGATAATAACACGaatcaaaaactttttcgTAAAAAAATACGCGTTGACAACCGATATTATAATTTCAAAGATATGAAGCACGATATATTCAGCCAGCCTGTCCCGAAAACTCCCCAATTTAGTATTCCTACTAGGCAAGACATAGAATCATGGTTAGTTGAAAAACGTAAAGGTAAGCTAAAGGCAATTATATACGAAAATTCTACATAG